The DNA window ATCATAAATTTTCTCTCTTTTTATCTTTTTTTCTTGATAAAATTCATCTCTTACCAGCATAAATTCTTGCCCGCACCAAATTTCACAAGCGGGAGGTAGTAAATTTTCATATTTTTTAGCATTGGCAAATATATTTACGTTTAATAAAATATCGCAAAAATGGCTCTTATACTCATCATCAAAGCTTAAAATTTTAACTCCCGTAGCCTCTTTTATCGTCTTTTCATCTTCGTAATTAATGCCGTAGTGATCGATGATAAGAAGTTCAAATTTATGAGTGTTTATAAGACTTATTAGCTCATCTAAATCATTTGTTTTAAGAGTAAAAACAGGGGAATTTATCTCGTTTATGAGCGAGCCTTCAAAATTTATGCAAGCAAAGCTGATGTCTTTGAATTTCTTTGCAAGAACAAGATCTCGCCTGATGTGTCCGTGTCCGATAGTTACGGAGCTGTCAACTCTAATTAAGGTTTTTAAATTTGCAAGTTTTTCAAAGTTCATGATTGATTTTATAAAGTTTTTTAGCAAATTCGAAATCTTCAATAGTATCGATATCACATACTAAATTTCGCTTTAAAATAAAGACTTTTGAATGCGGTTTAAACACCCATTTGCCTTGTAACCATGCATCACGTTTGCCAAAGTAAAATTGTCCTGCATCATGATATGCGGGTTCTAGATCTTGCGAGCGAGTGCTGTTATATTCAGGATAAAACATACTTGCTTTTCCATTTAAATCTATTTTTATAGCGCGTTGAATCGGAAAAGAAAATTCGCAAACAGAAAATAGATATTCGCATTCACTTGCTTTAAATTTATTATACGCTTCATTTAATACCTCTCCTTTTAAAAGCGGAGCGGTAGGATATAAGCAACATACCGTTTTAAATTTATCTCCCATTTTGATGCAGGCATCTTTTATAACATCGCCTGTTGAAGTAAAGTCGTCGCTAAGGTTGGCATCTCTTAAAAATGGTGTTTTGGCACCAAATTTTCGCGCAACTTCAGCTATCTCCTCACTGTCAGTGCTTACTATTACTTCATCAAACACTTTTGAACTTAGAGCCGCTTTGATACTGTAAGATATTATAGGGTTACCTAAAAAATCTTTGATATTTTTATGCGGGATTCGCTTGCTTCCGCCTCTTGCTGGTATGACGCATAGGTTCATATGCTGCACTTTGGATTTGCAAATTTAGCAAGCACGTCAAGCAGAGTGTCTGCTACAAATTTCGCATCATCCATACTCATGCCTTGATGACACGGCAGGCTAAGCTCTGATTTGTAAAAATCCTCTGTAACCTTTAGCTCAGTTTCGCCATAAAGTTGCTTGTAAAAGCTAAATTGATAGGTAGGCTTATAATGTACCTGAACCCCCACTCCACGATCGTGAAGCTCCGCAAAAATATCTTCTTTAGCGCACCAAAGAGTGCTAAAAAGCAAGATCGGATAAAGATGGCGCGAGCTTTTTTTGTTTTGAGGAATTTTTATAGTGCTAAAGTATGGATTTTTCTCAAATCTTTCGTCGTAAAACTGCGCTATACTCTCTCGCACAGCTATCATTTCATCAAGCCTTTTAAGCTGATTTAGCCCAAGTGCGCAAGCTACGTCGCTTAGGCGGTAGTTGTATCCAAGCAGGCTCATATCGCTGTGCCAAAGTTCGGTTTTAGAAATTCCGTGACTTCTATATAGACGCGCTTTTTTGGCTATCTCGTCGTCGTTTGTTACAAGCGCACCGCCCTCAAAAGTAGTGATAGGCTTAATCGCATGGAAGCTAAACACGCTTGCGTCCGCATGGCAGCCTACTTTAACTCCTTCTATGGCGCTACCAAGCGCATGTGAGGCGTCATCAAGCACTTTTATGCCTTTTGCGCGAGCTATTTTCATGATCTCTATTATGTTTACGCTATTTCCGCCAAAATCAACGGGAGCTATGACCTTTGTTTTTGATGTGATTAGCTCAGAAAGCTTGTTTTCGTTTATATTTCCGTCAAATTTGATGTCGCAAAATTTAACCTTAGCTCCCGCCATTAAAGCTGCGTTTGCCGTTGCCGCAAAGGTTAAAGGCGTAGTTATGACCTCGTCGTTTTCTTTTACGCCAAGAGCAAGATATCCGACGTGAAGCGCAGAAGTTGCCGAATTCATTACTACTGCGTGTTTTACTCCGACATATTCGCAAATGGCCGCTTCAAATTGAGCCACCTTATCTCCGCCTGTTAAAATTTCCGCTTGCATAGCTTCGCAAACGGCTGCTATATCGCTATTTGTGATCTGTTGCTTGCTATAAGCTATCATTTATCATCTCCAAAAGACCCTCTTTATCAAGCCAAATCTTATTAGTATTTGAGCTGTATTCAAACCCGTCTTCTACAAGCTTGCCTCTTTCGCCAAGCGCATTTGTCGAAAAGTCTTGTATAGTCGCAAACTGAATGGACGGGCTTATCACGTAGTGGTCGCTAAATTCGTAAGTTAAGTGCGCATCGTCTTTTCCAACCATCACTTCATGCATTTTCTCTCCCGGCCTTATGCCTATGATTTTGACTTTAAGCTCAGGCGCAAGGGCGCGTGCAAGATCAAGCATAGTCATTGAAGGAATTTTAGGGATGAAAATTTCTCCACCCTTCATGCGCTCGAAATTTTTAAGAACGAAATTTACCCCTTGCTCAAGAGTGATCCAAAATCTCGTCATCTGCTCATGCGTTATAGGAAGCTCTTTTGCACCTTCTTGAATGAGCCTTTTAAATAATGGCACTACCGAGCCTCGAGAGCCCACGACATTGCCGTATCTTACGACACTAAAGCGAGTTTTTTTACTGCCTGCTATGTTGTTTGCCGCGACAAATAGCTTATCGCTAGCAAGCTTGGTCGCTCCGTATAAATTTACAGGATTGCACGCTTTATCCGTTGATAGTGCGATCACTTTATTTACTCCGCAAGCAAAGGCTGCGTCAATGACGTTTTGAGCGCCGTTGATGTTTGTTTTTATGCACTCCATCGGGTTATATTCGGCTATGGGAACGTGTTTCATCGCGGCTGCGTGAATGACAAAATCAACTCCATCCATCGCGGTTTTAAGCCTCTTTTCGTCTCGCACGTCGCCGATAAAATATCTCATCGCGGGATTTTTAAAAACTTGAGCCATTTCGTATTGCTTAAGCTCGTCTCTTGAGTATATAATTAGCCTTTTTGGCTTAAAATTTTTAAGCAAAATTTCGGTGTATTTCTTGCCGAAGCTTCCCGTTCCGCCGGTTATAAGAATAGATTTTTCATCAAACATACAGCATCCTTAAGTTTAAACACCACAAGCAAGAACGATACCAATTTAAACTTTGCAAATTTTGTCTAGAGTTTTTTTGTCAACTAAATTACCATAATCTTTAGTTGAAAAATGCTTAGGGATTTTGATGTAGTTATCTCCATAAACCATTTTTAAATACTTATCAAATTCTTTTGGTATCGAAAGTTCAAAATTTTTATAAGGATATCTAATAAACTCTGAAATCATTTCTTTTGGTATGTAGAAGTACTTTCCATTATATCCTAAAACACCACATTTTCCATAATCATTATAAACATTTATATCTAAAACCATTTTTTCAATTTCATTGTCGCTAACTACTATCTTAAAAATTTCCCCAACCTTTCTTACTATATCTTCTTTTTCAAATTTCACTACTTCAACTTTAAATTCTTTAAAAAATTTAGGTAATTCTTCTGCCAAAAACTCTAAATTTTCATATTTTAAAACCATAATATCAACATCAGATACTACGCTCAAACTTCTTTTTCTTAGCATGCAAAGCAAAGATGATCCGTCTATAAAATAATCAATATTGTTTTTAATAAAAAATTCATCAAGTTTTTTTACTGCATTATCAGTAACTATATCTCTAGTTGGTGTAGAAAAAGAGATGTCTTTTTCCGATAAAATTTCTATTTTTTCTCGATTTACACCTAGGCTTAAGAGTTGTTCTTGCATATCCTTTGCCCATACACCACCTAAAAATACTTTGTCGAATTTTAAATTACAAATATTATTTGCTGCAAAAATTTCAATATCTTCAAATTTATTTCCAACAATTTTTAAATTGTTTTCTATAAAACCTATAATTTTATAGTTTGGATCTTTGCTTAAACTTCTATATATAGCTCTACCTGCTGCACCTATGCTAAATATTAAAGCTTGTGTCATTTTTTATACCTTTAATTTTTTGTAATTTTAATTAATTTTTTAATATAATTTTACAAGAAAGTTTTATAAAAGGAGATAAATATGCAAGAAAAAATAGAGCAAACGATTAAAAAGACTATAATGAGTTTAAAAGACGATGTCGGGGATTTAGATGATCAAATTTTTCTTTTCGGTAGAAACGATGCATTATTTGATAGTGTAGGATTAGTAGGTTTTTTGATAGAATTGGAAGAGAAGATTTATGATGAATTTGGTAAGAATATTACTTTGGCTGATGAAAAGGCAATGAGTCAAAAAACATCGCCGTTTATTAATATAAAAACATTAACTAAGTACATACAAAAGTGTTTAAATGAATAAAAATATCTTAATAACCGGCACAAGTAGAGGAATAGGAAAGGCTCTAAGTATCGGCTTTTTAGAAACTAATAAAGTGTTTGGTTGCAGTAGAAGTGATAGCGACATAGAACATAAAAACTATAAACATTTTTGCATTGATGTTTGTGATGAAAATAAAGTTATAGATATGGTAAGGGGAATAAAACGTGAGTCAGGAAAGATTGATGTGCTTATAAATAATGCAGGAGCTGCCTCTATGAATCATTTGCTAACTACAAATTTAAATAGTGTAAATGAACTGTTTAACGTAAATTTTATGTCCACATTTTTATTCACAAGAGAAGTAGGCAAAATAATGAGTCGCCAAAAATATGGCAAAATAGTTAACTTTTCAAGTGTAGCAGCAGCTTTAAATTTAGAAGGAGAAGCTATTTATGCAGCTGCAAAAGCAGCTATAGAAAATTTTACCAGAACTAGCGCTAAAGAGCTGGGGAAATTTAATATCAACGTTAATGCTATTGGTATATCTCCTACCATAACAAATCTTATTAAAGCTGTACCAAAAAATAAAATAGATGAGTTGTTGGAAAAACAAACTATAAAAAATTTTTGTGAATTTGACGATATAAAAAATACGATTGACTTTTTGATAGACGATAAAAGTAAAATGGTAACAGGACAAATTATATATTTAGGCGGTGTATGGTGAGCTTTTTATTAAAAAACTTTAGCGATTTTTCAAAAAAAAATGCTGTTATTCACAATAATAAAATTTATACTTATGAAGATCTTTTAGCTAAAATAAATGAATTTAAAATCAAACTTAGTGATATAAAAAGCGGAGAAGTTGTAGGTCTTATAGGCGGATACAGTTTTGAAAATATAGCTTTGTTTTTAGCGCTTTTTTTAAATAAAAATATTATAGTTCCCATAAACTCAAATATCGATTCGGAAGTAGAGCAGCGGCTAAAAGAAGCATTTGCAAACAAAACGATAACTTATAAAAACGGCTTGATATTTATAAAAGATTTATGTGAAAAAGAATCCAATATTTTAATAAAAAAGCTACAAGATAACTATAGTAGCGGACTTATATTATTTTCTAGCGGTAGCCTGGCAAAGCCAAAAGCTATAGTGCATAATCTTGATAATTTAGTTTTAAATTTTAAGGATAAAAAGCCAAAAAATTTAAAAATGTTGTTATTTTTGCTGTTTGATCATATAGGAGGCTTAAATACTCTTTTAAATGGTCTTGCCATGGGCGCTACGCTTATTATAGCAAATGATTTTAGTACTGCTAAAATTTGTGAATTGATAGAGAAATTTGATATAAATGTATTGCCTACTACGCCTAGTTTTTTAAATTTGCTTTTAATCAATAAAGATTATGAAAAATTTGATTTAAATTCACTAAAATTGATTACATACGGCACTGAAAGAATGGATGATAACATACTTAAGCGATTAAAAGAAGTATTTAGTAAAGTTAAATTTATTCAGACTTTTGGAACAAGTGAAACTGGAATTATGAATACTAACTCCAAATCATCAACGTCTACTTTTTTTAATTTAAACCCAGACGAGTATAAGATTGTAGACGGTGAGCTTTATATAAAAAGTAAAACCGCATTTTTGGGATATTTAAATGCAGATAATTATGATGATGACGGATGGTTTAAAACTGGTGATTTGGTGGAAGTTGGAGAAAATGGTTTTTTAAAAATAATAGGACGTAGCAAGGAGATGATCAATGTTGGAGGCAACAAACTTTTAGCTGGTGAGGTTGAAAGTCTTATTTTACAAATTCCAGATATAAAAGATGTATTGGTTTATGCTGAAAATAATGCTATATTGGGTCAAAACGTGGCTTGCGATGTAGTTTGTAATTTGCAAAAAGACGAAGTAAAAAATTTAATCAGATCTTTTTTAAGAGATAAAATTCCTAGTTATAAAATTCCTGCTAGAATAAACGTTGTTAATAAAATCGATATGACAGCCAGATTTAAGAAAGATAGGCGACTTAATCGCTAAGCCCATTTTATACTATATGTCTTTTTAATTTTTTTTAGCAGATCTATGGTTGAATTTTCTAAATTTAAAAAATCTTCTTTTTTTAGTGCTAGATAATAAAATTCACTGTCTTTTTTTATTTGCCTAAATCCAAAAAATAAGTTAAAATTTAAAGCATTTTGATTATTTATTTTCACATTTGATTCTATTGTGTCTATTTTTTTAAAAGCATTTTCAAAAAATATAAACGCACAAAGTAATTTCAATATAGCATCTATATCATTTTTATAAAATATTCCCCATAATCCGTTGACTAGACTGACTCCGCCCACTACCGAGTTGCCGATCGTAATCGCAAAATATTGATTATTTTTTAAGTTTTTAATCCAGTTTATATGCGAGTTTAAACTGATTTTATCCGTATTTTTACTAGCTTCTCTTACATGCTTTAAATTTCTTATAGCTAAAATTTGCTTACTTGTATCGTAGTCTAAATTTATGTAGTCGCAAAAGCAAATTTCTCTCATATCGCACGTGCCTTTTCGTTTATCTCTTTTAAATCCTCTTTATCGTCTATTTCGCAAACAAATCTATTGTCTACTCTAACTTCTTTTATAATTATTTCACTTAGCATACTTACAAAAACATTATCATAATAAAGTTTTTTATTGCTAAAAGCTTCTTTAGGGAGTGATTTAATGCGTTCTTTTATTAAATTAGCATCATTTTTTGTAAAATAACTTATTCCAAAAAGAGTAGGTAAATTTTTATTTGACGGCTCTATTCTTGTTATACGATTATTATCATCACAAGTTACTATCCAATCATTTTTATTATTTATCTTTCTTATTGTAGTATAGTATACCGATGTATCTGTAATTTGCAATATGTTTTTTAACATCACAACATCCGCATCTATAACGAAACTATTGCCGAAAAAATCCAAGGCAAGGCAGAAAGAATAAAGATTGTTTAAAGTATCAAATTTGTCGTTATGTATCAAATTTACATTAAATTTTTCTTTTAAATATTCAAAATCACTAGCTTTGTATCCGGTTATTATGTTTATATCATCTACGCCAATATCATTTAAAAATTCTATAGTTCTTTCCAGATTGACTCTGCCTGCTATTTTTAAAAGTGATTTATGTTTATTTACGGTTATTTCTTTTAGTCTAGATCCTAGACCTGCTGCCAAAATTATAGCATTCATCTTTATCATTTTACATTACTCATTACAGAACCTAGCATTATTAAAATGGCACATATTAGCAAAAACGTGGAAAATGTTTCACCGGTAATAAAACCAAATATTATAACCCAAGCTGAATATGATATGTTGAGTCCCATCGCCTTCAAAGCGCCTATTTTTGCTATTGCTTTATAATAAAATGTATATGAAACGGTTGCAAAAAATGCTGCAATAACAATTAATTCGTAATTTATTATATAGGTATTTTGCTTATTTTGCATTATAGAAAAGATTAAAAAAGCTCCAAGAGCAATAGATGAACTAACGCCTTGCCTGATAAATAAAGCTACTTTTTCGTTTACATTATCTTTTAGTGCCAAATTTATGATGACGCACTCACTTCCCCAGCACATGGCGCAAAGGAGTCCGAAAACAACTCCTAGCAGATTAACGTCTCTAAATTCTATATCGAATATGAAGAGTAATATGGTAAAACTAACAGCTATAAATAACCCTAAAAATCCTATTTTGCTAAGCTTTTGTCCAAGCAAAATTCCAGCTATTATGACGCTAAAAGCCGGATAAAGACTACTTAAAATACTTGCAAGAGGGGCTTTGGCGTAATGTATGCTTAGTAAAAAAGAGATCATACCTAAACCCCCTGCTGTGGAAGCTATTGCTATAACTAGGAGTTGTTTCTTGTTTAGTAAAAGATTTGTTTTTGAAATTTTTAAAAAAAATCCTATAAACAAAAAACTTGCAAAATCATGTATGGCAACTAGAAGTAGAGCAAAAATTTGCACTTTTGATAGCAACAAAGTATCTATTGCCCAAAAGATACCGCTTAGTATTCCGAATATCAAAAATATTTCCTTTGTAAAGCATCATTTAAACGCTTTTGTCCGTATTCTAAATAATTTTGCTCGTTGCTTGTTTTGGCTATGGACCAAGCACTCCATAAAAGATCCATTAATCCTTTATAAATTTCTATTTTTTCTAGTTCGTCTTGAGTTGGATCGTAATATTTTAAAAATTTATCTTCTTCTTTTTTTGATAAATTTCCTTCAACAAAAACAGATGCCAAATCCCAACACGGATCGTTTGCTCCCGCGTATTCCCAATCTATCAAAACAACTTCATTATTATCTGTTATCAATATATTTTCAGGCACTAAATCTCCGTGTGTGGGCACTAATATTATATCTTTATCGTGATATTTTCGGTTTATATTGTAAATTTCGTCTCTTAAAAACCAGAAAAGTTTTAATCCGTCTTGAAAATTAGGTATTAAATTAGTAGATGCTTTTGATATTTGTATATATTTTTGCATTTCTACAAAAGGGTTAAATTCATATTTTAATTTAATTTTTAAATTATGTAAAGATTTTAAATGTAGTGCAATTTGAGGTAAAAAATTTGATATATTTTTTGGAGTTAAATTTATAGCGTTTGATAAAAATTTAGTTATTTTTGTCCCAGAAATGCTATCAAAATATATAGTTTCTACACCAAAACCGAATTCGTGCATTTTATTTTGTATATAAAATTCTTTCTCACGGCTAATAAGCTCATTGGAGTTAATTCCTGAAATTCTTAATACAAATTTCTCATCATCGGTCGACGTAACAAGAAAATTGATATTAGTCATTCCTCCAAGTAGGCTAATATTTTTTACTTTTAGTCCGGTAGCTTTAAAAAAAATATCTTCTTTGTTCATAATTTTTTAAAAAAGCAAATTATATACCAAATTTTATGTCGTATAAGAAAACAATTAACCAATATTCTACAAATTACTTCAAAATCCTAGGCAGCGTTATACCTTCTTGAGCTTGATATTTACCCTTTTTATCGGCGTATGTCACTTCGCATGGTTCATCGCCTTCTAAAAATAAAACTTGCGCTATGCCTTCGTTTGCGTAAATTTTAGCCGGAAGCGGGGTTGTGTTTGAAATTTCAATCGTGATATGCCCCTTAAACCCCGGCTCAAACGGCGTTACGTTTACGATGATGCCGCAGCGTGCGTAAGTACTCTTGCCAAGGCAGATGGCTAGCACGTTATCAGGCATATTAAAATACTCGACCGTGCGAGCAAGCGCGAAGGAATTTGGCGGAACTATACATACATCGCCAACAAAATCAACTACGTTTTTCTCGTCGAAATTTTTGGGATCAACTACGGTGCCGCCTATGTTTGTAAAAATTTTAAACTCATTTCCAACGCGTATATCATACCCATAGCTGCTGACGCCGTAGCTAACGACACCTTTGCCTATCTGCTCTTCGCAAAAAGGCACGATCATTTTGTCATTTAAACTCTTTTCGCGTATCCATCTATCGCTTTTTAGACCCATTTATAGCTTCCTTTTTAGTTTCTTTGGATTTTATCACAACTTCTTTTAGCTATCGTTAAATTCGCTCTAACAAATCAAATTTTCCAGAGCCTCGCTTATGTTTTCATGCCCAAATTTAAACCCTTG is part of the Campylobacter sp. RM16189 genome and encodes:
- the pseG gene encoding UDP-2,4-diacetamido-2,4,6-trideoxy-beta-L-altropyranose hydrolase, which translates into the protein MNFEKLANLKTLIRVDSSVTIGHGHIRRDLVLAKKFKDISFACINFEGSLINEINSPVFTLKTNDLDELISLINTHKFELLIIDHYGINYEDEKTIKEATGVKILSFDDEYKSHFCDILLNVNIFANAKKYENLLPPACEIWCGQEFMLVRDEFYQEKKIKREKIYDVFIALGGTDSKNLSANLALKLLEKNLKIALVTTSANANLNALKKLEKSYKNLTLFTDSNQIARLMNESKDLIISASSLVNEALVLGANFSAVMVANNQKQMYKWLIENGYKAYTSEEI
- the pseF gene encoding pseudaminic acid cytidylyltransferase; this translates as MNLCVIPARGGSKRIPHKNIKDFLGNPIISYSIKAALSSKVFDEVIVSTDSEEIAEVARKFGAKTPFLRDANLSDDFTSTGDVIKDACIKMGDKFKTVCCLYPTAPLLKGEVLNEAYNKFKASECEYLFSVCEFSFPIQRAIKIDLNGKASMFYPEYNSTRSQDLEPAYHDAGQFYFGKRDAWLQGKWVFKPHSKVFILKRNLVCDIDTIEDFEFAKKLYKINHEL
- the pseC gene encoding UDP-4-amino-4,6-dideoxy-N-acetyl-beta-L-altrosamine transaminase is translated as MIAYSKQQITNSDIAAVCEAMQAEILTGGDKVAQFEAAICEYVGVKHAVVMNSATSALHVGYLALGVKENDEVITTPLTFAATANAALMAGAKVKFCDIKFDGNINENKLSELITSKTKVIAPVDFGGNSVNIIEIMKIARAKGIKVLDDASHALGSAIEGVKVGCHADASVFSFHAIKPITTFEGGALVTNDDEIAKKARLYRSHGISKTELWHSDMSLLGYNYRLSDVACALGLNQLKRLDEMIAVRESIAQFYDERFEKNPYFSTIKIPQNKKSSRHLYPILLFSTLWCAKEDIFAELHDRGVGVQVHYKPTYQFSFYKQLYGETELKVTEDFYKSELSLPCHQGMSMDDAKFVADTLLDVLAKFANPKCSI
- the pseB gene encoding UDP-N-acetylglucosamine 4,6-dehydratase (inverting); its protein translation is MFDEKSILITGGTGSFGKKYTEILLKNFKPKRLIIYSRDELKQYEMAQVFKNPAMRYFIGDVRDEKRLKTAMDGVDFVIHAAAMKHVPIAEYNPMECIKTNINGAQNVIDAAFACGVNKVIALSTDKACNPVNLYGATKLASDKLFVAANNIAGSKKTRFSVVRYGNVVGSRGSVVPLFKRLIQEGAKELPITHEQMTRFWITLEQGVNFVLKNFERMKGGEIFIPKIPSMTMLDLARALAPELKVKIIGIRPGEKMHEVMVGKDDAHLTYEFSDHYVISPSIQFATIQDFSTNALGERGKLVEDGFEYSSNTNKIWLDKEGLLEMINDSL
- a CDS encoding SDR family oxidoreductase, whose product is MNKNILITGTSRGIGKALSIGFLETNKVFGCSRSDSDIEHKNYKHFCIDVCDENKVIDMVRGIKRESGKIDVLINNAGAASMNHLLTTNLNSVNELFNVNFMSTFLFTREVGKIMSRQKYGKIVNFSSVAAALNLEGEAIYAAAKAAIENFTRTSAKELGKFNINVNAIGISPTITNLIKAVPKNKIDELLEKQTIKNFCEFDDIKNTIDFLIDDKSKMVTGQIIYLGGVW
- a CDS encoding fatty acid--CoA ligase family protein, whose protein sequence is MVSFLLKNFSDFSKKNAVIHNNKIYTYEDLLAKINEFKIKLSDIKSGEVVGLIGGYSFENIALFLALFLNKNIIVPINSNIDSEVEQRLKEAFANKTITYKNGLIFIKDLCEKESNILIKKLQDNYSSGLILFSSGSLAKPKAIVHNLDNLVLNFKDKKPKNLKMLLFLLFDHIGGLNTLLNGLAMGATLIIANDFSTAKICELIEKFDINVLPTTPSFLNLLLINKDYEKFDLNSLKLITYGTERMDDNILKRLKEVFSKVKFIQTFGTSETGIMNTNSKSSTSTFFNLNPDEYKIVDGELYIKSKTAFLGYLNADNYDDDGWFKTGDLVEVGENGFLKIIGRSKEMINVGGNKLLAGEVESLILQIPDIKDVLVYAENNAILGQNVACDVVCNLQKDEVKNLIRSFLRDKIPSYKIPARINVVNKIDMTARFKKDRRLNR
- a CDS encoding NTP transferase domain-containing protein, whose translation is MNAIILAAGLGSRLKEITVNKHKSLLKIAGRVNLERTIEFLNDIGVDDINIITGYKASDFEYLKEKFNVNLIHNDKFDTLNNLYSFCLALDFFGNSFVIDADVVMLKNILQITDTSVYYTTIRKINNKNDWIVTCDDNNRITRIEPSNKNLPTLFGISYFTKNDANLIKERIKSLPKEAFSNKKLYYDNVFVSMLSEIIIKEVRVDNRFVCEIDDKEDLKEINEKARAI
- a CDS encoding DMT family transporter, whose amino-acid sequence is MIFGILSGIFWAIDTLLLSKVQIFALLLVAIHDFASFLFIGFFLKISKTNLLLNKKQLLVIAIASTAGGLGMISFLLSIHYAKAPLASILSSLYPAFSVIIAGILLGQKLSKIGFLGLFIAVSFTILLFIFDIEFRDVNLLGVVFGLLCAMCWGSECVIINLALKDNVNEKVALFIRQGVSSSIALGAFLIFSIMQNKQNTYIINYELIVIAAFFATVSYTFYYKAIAKIGALKAMGLNISYSAWVIIFGFITGETFSTFLLICAILIMLGSVMSNVK
- a CDS encoding choline kinase family protein, encoding MTNINFLVTSTDDEKFVLRISGINSNELISREKEFYIQNKMHEFGFGVETIYFDSISGTKITKFLSNAINLTPKNISNFLPQIALHLKSLHNLKIKLKYEFNPFVEMQKYIQISKASTNLIPNFQDGLKLFWFLRDEIYNINRKYHDKDIILVPTHGDLVPENILITDNNEVVLIDWEYAGANDPCWDLASVFVEGNLSKKEEDKFLKYYDPTQDELEKIEIYKGLMDLLWSAWSIAKTSNEQNYLEYGQKRLNDALQRKYF
- the dcd gene encoding dCTP deaminase — translated: MGLKSDRWIREKSLNDKMIVPFCEEQIGKGVVSYGVSSYGYDIRVGNEFKIFTNIGGTVVDPKNFDEKNVVDFVGDVCIVPPNSFALARTVEYFNMPDNVLAICLGKSTYARCGIIVNVTPFEPGFKGHITIEISNTTPLPAKIYANEGIAQVLFLEGDEPCEVTYADKKGKYQAQEGITLPRILK